A genomic segment from Candidatus Pacearchaeota archaeon encodes:
- a CDS encoding Hsp20/alpha crystallin family protein — MFEDIFDEIKRLKREIDKNFNQFFNNRLDLELEEEMSGMKKPLSEMEETEKDLILRFEIPGVDKKDIHLNITKNKVEIRAEKKKEEKIEKKGFFKSERIYNGFYRTMILPCEVIPEKAKAKYKDGILEVIVPKTKDDKKTKIEIE; from the coding sequence ATGTTTGAAGATATATTTGATGAAATAAAAAGATTAAAAAGAGAAATTGATAAAAACTTTAATCAATTTTTTAATAATAGATTAGATTTAGAATTAGAAGAAGAAATGTCTGGAATGAAAAAACCTCTTTCAGAAATGGAAGAGACAGAAAAAGATTTAATATTAAGATTTGAAATTCCTGGAGTTGATAAAAAAGATATACATTTAAATATAACAAAAAATAAAGTTGAAATAAGAGCAGAAAAGAAAAAAGAAGAAAAAATAGAGAAGAAAGGATTTTTTAAATCAGAAAGAATTTATAATGGATTTTATAGAACAATGATACTACCTTGCGAGGTAATACCAGAAAAAGCAAAAGCAAAATATAAAGATGGAATTCTTGAAGTTATTGTTCCAAAAACAAAAGATGATAAAAAAACAAAAATAGAAATAGAATAA
- a CDS encoding DUF2073 domain-containing protein — protein sequence MAAKIAGLTIRFITYSELERLPSQERIKKILDLILENKIVILQGRLSPIEESSLIQSTMALAGRIKGFKGVELAVLTPTNENKGFFDRLRSNLANVISKGREGLTIIGPATIVKQIKKDPSKVELMLRK from the coding sequence ATGGCAGCGAAAATTGCTGGACTAACAATAAGATTTATCACTTATAGTGAATTAGAAAGATTGCCAAGTCAGGAAAGAATAAAAAAAATTCTTGATTTAATCTTAGAAAACAAAATTGTTATTTTGCAAGGAAGACTTTCTCCTATAGAAGAATCATCTTTAATTCAAAGTACTATGGCTTTAGCTGGAAGAATAAAGGGATTTAAAGGTGTGGAATTAGCTGTATTAACACCAACAAACGAAAATAAAGGATTTTTTGATAGATTAAGAAGTAACTTAGCAAATGTTATATCTAAAGGAAGGGAAGGTTTAACAATTATAGGGCCTGCTACAATTGTTAAACAAATTAAAAAAGATCCTAGTAAAGTCGAGTTAATGTTAAGAAAATAA
- a CDS encoding co-chaperone GroES has translation MKIQPIGERVLLKIEKQKEEKTKSGLYLPKSDEDKKEGIVMEVGKDKEGKDLPLKKGDKVLYSGYSNEEIEIDNEKYVIVEFKDIIAKVED, from the coding sequence ATGAAAATCCAACCTATTGGAGAAAGGGTATTATTAAAAATAGAAAAACAAAAAGAAGAAAAAACAAAATCGGGATTATATTTACCAAAATCCGACGAAGATAAAAAAGAAGGAATAGTAATGGAGGTTGGAAAAGATAAAGAAGGAAAAGACCTTCCATTAAAAAAAGGAGATAAAGTTTTATATTCAGGTTATAGTAATGAAGAAATAGAAATTGATAATGAAAAATATGTTATTGTAGAGTTTAAAGATATAATAGCAAAAGTAGAAGATTAA
- a CDS encoding DUF3883 domain-containing protein produces the protein MEKKQAMELVEEYEKKQGRNPERVNKFREGYDLKSGDRFIDVKIGTERDKDLLLSLTKFKKLGKNIINYYVYLVIEGEKPKLKILEPEFLLRNFKLLTLMNVKGNSLRRVKAEEL, from the coding sequence ATGGAAAAAAAACAAGCTATGGAGTTAGTTGAAGAATATGAAAAAAAACAAGGTAGAAATCCAGAGAGAGTAAATAAATTTAGAGAAGGATATGACTTGAAATCTGGAGATAGATTTATTGATGTAAAAATAGGAACAGAAAGAGACAAGGATCTTTTATTGAGTTTAACAAAATTTAAAAAATTGGGAAAAAATATAATAAATTATTATGTCTACCTTGTGATAGAAGGAGAAAAACCAAAGTTAAAAATTCTTGAACCAGAGTTTCTTTTAAGAAACTTTAAATTGCTAACTTTAATGAATGTAAAAGGTAATTCCTTGAGAAGAGTTAAAGCAGAAGAATTATAA
- the groL gene encoding chaperonin GroEL (60 kDa chaperone family; promotes refolding of misfolded polypeptides especially under stressful conditions; forms two stacked rings of heptamers to form a barrel-shaped 14mer; ends can be capped by GroES; misfolded proteins enter the barrel where they are refolded when GroES binds), with amino-acid sequence MADAKQIIYGENARQALMKGIDKVANTIKVTLGPKGRSVILDKYSPLISNDGVTIAKEIELKNKFENIGAKLIREISSKTQDDAGDGTTTAIILGQAILKEGIKNITAGSNPIEIKRGIEKAVNKVIDYIKNESVSVKDRKMISQVASISANNDESIGNLIAEAMEKVGNDGVITVEDSKSTETTLDIVEGMQFDKGFISPYMVTNHEKMICELEDPYILITDKKISSVKHIINILEKVVQEGRSLLIIADDVEGEALAALIINILKGTLKVCAVKTPGFGDEKKEILEDIAILTGGIAITEEKGYKLEDIEEEVLGSARKVIVTDEKTTIIEGKGNTKDIEKRIKSIEAQIKNTDSNYKKEDLRKRLAKLSKGVAVIKVGASTETELEEKKLRIDDALNATKAAIEEGVVVGGGVTLLRSKEILEKENITKEFLGDEKIGLEILKKVLEEPLRQIARNSGKDEMEVLVKVKENKNKNFGYNAKKDCYEDLFENGVIDPTKVVRCALQNAASIAGLVLTTEALITDFDEKKDKITETIII; translated from the coding sequence ATGGCAGACGCAAAACAAATCATTTATGGAGAAAATGCAAGGCAAGCTTTAATGAAAGGTATAGACAAAGTTGCTAATACTATAAAAGTAACTTTAGGACCTAAAGGTAGGAGTGTAATTCTTGATAAATATTCTCCATTAATTTCTAATGATGGTGTAACAATAGCAAAAGAGATAGAATTAAAAAATAAATTTGAAAATATAGGGGCTAAATTAATAAGAGAAATTTCTTCTAAAACACAAGATGATGCTGGAGACGGAACAACTACTGCAATAATATTAGGTCAAGCTATATTAAAAGAAGGAATAAAAAATATTACTGCTGGTTCAAATCCTATAGAAATTAAAAGAGGAATTGAAAAAGCAGTAAATAAAGTGATAGATTATATTAAAAATGAAAGTGTTTCAGTAAAAGATAGAAAAATGATTTCTCAGGTAGCAAGCATTTCTGCTAATAATGATGAATCAATAGGAAATTTGATTGCAGAAGCAATGGAGAAAGTAGGAAATGACGGTGTTATAACAGTAGAGGACAGCAAGAGTACAGAAACAACTTTGGATATAGTAGAAGGAATGCAATTTGACAAAGGGTTTATTTCTCCTTATATGGTAACTAATCATGAAAAAATGATATGCGAATTAGAAGATCCTTATATATTGATTACAGATAAAAAAATAAGTTCAGTTAAACATATAATCAACATTTTAGAAAAAGTTGTTCAAGAAGGAAGATCTTTATTAATAATTGCAGATGATGTTGAGGGAGAAGCATTAGCTGCTTTAATAATTAATATACTAAAGGGGACATTAAAAGTTTGTGCTGTTAAAACTCCTGGTTTTGGAGACGAAAAAAAAGAAATATTAGAAGATATTGCTATTTTGACTGGAGGAATTGCTATAACAGAAGAAAAAGGGTATAAATTAGAAGATATAGAAGAAGAAGTTTTAGGAAGTGCTAGAAAAGTTATTGTTACAGATGAAAAAACAACTATTATAGAAGGAAAAGGAAATACAAAAGATATCGAAAAAAGAATAAAGTCAATAGAAGCTCAAATAAAAAATACAGATTCAAATTATAAAAAAGAAGATTTAAGAAAAAGATTAGCAAAATTAAGTAAAGGAGTAGCTGTAATTAAAGTAGGAGCTTCTACAGAAACTGAACTAGAAGAAAAGAAATTAAGAATAGATGATGCTTTAAATGCTACAAAAGCTGCAATAGAAGAAGGAGTAGTTGTAGGGGGTGGTGTAACATTATTAAGATCAAAAGAGATATTGGAAAAAGAAAACATTACTAAAGAATTTTTGGGTGACGAAAAAATTGGTCTTGAGATTTTAAAAAAAGTTTTAGAGGAACCTTTAAGACAAATAGCTAGAAATTCTGGAAAAGATGAAATGGAAGTTTTAGTTAAAGTAAAAGAAAATAAAAATAAAAATTTTGGATATAATGCTAAAAAAGATTGTTATGAAGATTTATTTGAAAATGGTGTAATCGATCCAACAAAGGTTGTAAGATGTGCTTTACAAAATGCGGCTTCAATAGCCGGGTTGGTTTTAACAACAGAAGCATTAATTACAGATTTTGATGAAAAAAAAGATAAAATTACAGAAACTATTATAATTTAA
- a CDS encoding diphthamide synthesis protein, which produces MKDLNEIEKEIYLEIKKIKKIIKKGKIKNVLLQIPDFLKPYASSIVDRLEESLKDKINFFIWFGSCYGACDIPCLPKNIKIDLLIQFGHTKFSN; this is translated from the coding sequence ATGAAGGATTTAAATGAAATAGAAAAAGAAATTTATCTTGAAATAAAAAAGATCAAAAAAATTATAAAAAAAGGAAAGATTAAAAATGTTTTATTACAAATACCAGATTTTTTAAAACCTTATGCTTCTTCTATTGTAGATAGATTAGAAGAATCTTTAAAAGATAAGATTAATTTTTTTATTTGGTTTGGAAGTTGTTATGGTGCTTGTGATATACCATGTTTACCTAAAAATATAAAAATAGATTTATTGATTCAATTTGGTCATACTAAGTTCTCTAATTAA
- a CDS encoding helix-turn-helix domain-containing protein, protein MTLNNDLIKKVRSFFGLNSYEAKVWLALLAKGIASAGEISEISGVPRSRTYDILESLEKQGYVIQKIGKPIKFIAVKPKNVLENLKKLTKKEAEERINILNNIKGTKEYEQLELLHKSSKNFIKNKEVSSAIKGENNIYSHIYELIDNANKEVLISITEEELLKKEKMYKELFNKMDKKIRLKIAVNGDKEKLKELESKFKIKFYYINIKLTFFIIDKEQVLFLLKEREENEKEIAIWLNSSFFSSSLAHLFELGIK, encoded by the coding sequence ATGACATTAAACAATGATTTAATAAAAAAAGTAAGAAGCTTTTTTGGTTTGAACAGCTATGAAGCTAAAGTATGGCTTGCTTTATTAGCTAAAGGTATAGCTTCTGCTGGAGAGATTTCTGAAATATCTGGTGTTCCTAGGAGCAGAACATATGATATATTAGAATCTTTAGAAAAACAAGGGTATGTAATACAAAAAATAGGTAAACCTATTAAATTTATTGCTGTTAAACCTAAAAATGTTCTTGAAAATTTAAAAAAGCTAACAAAAAAAGAAGCAGAGGAAAGAATAAATATTCTTAACAATATAAAAGGAACTAAAGAATATGAACAACTTGAACTATTACATAAATCTTCTAAAAATTTTATTAAAAATAAAGAAGTAAGTTCTGCTATAAAAGGAGAAAATAATATTTATTCCCATATTTATGAATTAATAGATAATGCAAATAAAGAAGTTTTAATATCTATAACTGAAGAAGAATTATTAAAAAAAGAGAAAATGTATAAGGAATTATTTAATAAGATGGATAAAAAAATAAGATTAAAAATAGCAGTTAATGGGGATAAAGAAAAATTAAAAGAATTAGAATCAAAATTTAAAATAAAATTTTATTATATAAATATAAAACTTACATTTTTTATAATAGATAAAGAACAAGTTTTATTCTTACTTAAAGAAAGGGAAGAAAATGAAAAAGAAATTGCTATATGGTTAAATTCGTCATTTTTTTCATCTTCACTTGCGCATCTTTTCGAATTAGGAATCAAATAA
- a CDS encoding beta-CASP ribonuclease aCPSF1 yields the protein MADILKEILSDIPKNSISEANFEGANIVLYTNNEKFFLEGDKKIKEIVDKIKKRIELRADKKLLKKEEEVEKEIKKIVPKEAEITNIIFDKQRSVVIIEAKKPGLVIGKQGAILQEIAKKTFWTPQVQRSSTIQSKITENIREVLYENNNYRRKFLNETGKKIYKEWKNEKIEEWVRVTFLGGARQVGRSCILLQTPTSKILLDCGIDVAAPNSEKFPYLDVPELRLEEIDAIILSHAHLDHSGLIPYIYKMGYKGPCYMTMPTRDLAALLALDFIGVAYKKAAMPLFSSSDIKEMVKHSICLNYNEVTDITPDVRLTFYNAGHTLGSAMIHLNIGNGLHNLLYCGDMKYGKTRLLDPAITNFPRLESMIIESTYGGKENILPQRQEAEKQLIECIKKTIERGGKVLIPELGLGRAQETMLIIEDAVNKGELPKIPFYIDGMIWDINAIHTAYPDFLSNSVKNSIFQDKNPFISDIFIRVGSSEERKKVIEGGSCIVLATSGMLVGGASVEYFKEFASSKKNSIIFVCYQGVGSLGRQIQDGVKEIKMLSEGKEEIIEVNLEVYTIDGLTAHSGRNQLLAFINNINPQPKKIIINHGEASRCLDLASTVYKINRIETIVPRNLETIRLK from the coding sequence ATGGCAGATATACTAAAAGAAATTTTATCAGATATTCCAAAGAATAGTATTAGTGAAGCAAATTTTGAAGGTGCAAATATAGTCTTATATACTAATAATGAAAAGTTTTTTTTAGAAGGAGATAAAAAAATAAAAGAGATAGTAGATAAAATAAAAAAAAGAATAGAGTTAAGAGCAGATAAAAAACTTTTAAAAAAAGAAGAGGAAGTAGAAAAGGAAATAAAAAAAATTGTTCCTAAAGAAGCAGAAATAACTAATATAATTTTTGACAAACAAAGAAGTGTTGTTATAATTGAAGCAAAAAAACCTGGACTAGTTATAGGAAAACAGGGAGCTATATTACAAGAAATAGCAAAAAAAACTTTTTGGACCCCGCAAGTTCAAAGAAGTTCTACTATCCAGAGTAAGATTACAGAAAATATAAGAGAAGTCTTATATGAAAACAACAATTATAGAAGAAAATTTTTAAATGAAACTGGAAAAAAAATTTATAAAGAATGGAAAAATGAAAAAATAGAAGAATGGGTTAGAGTAACTTTTCTTGGAGGAGCTAGACAAGTAGGAAGGAGTTGTATTTTATTACAAACCCCGACATCAAAAATATTATTAGATTGCGGTATTGATGTTGCTGCTCCAAATTCTGAAAAATTTCCTTATTTAGATGTTCCTGAATTAAGATTAGAAGAAATAGATGCTATTATATTAAGTCATGCTCATCTTGATCATTCAGGTTTAATACCATATATATACAAAATGGGTTATAAAGGACCTTGTTATATGACCATGCCAACAAGAGATTTAGCAGCTTTACTTGCTTTAGATTTTATAGGTGTTGCATATAAAAAAGCAGCAATGCCTTTATTTTCTTCTAGTGATATAAAAGAAATGGTTAAACATTCTATATGTCTAAATTATAATGAAGTTACAGATATAACTCCGGATGTGAGACTTACTTTTTATAATGCAGGTCATACTTTAGGATCTGCAATGATTCATTTAAATATAGGAAATGGTTTACATAATTTATTATATTGTGGTGATATGAAATATGGAAAAACTAGATTATTAGATCCTGCTATTACAAATTTTCCTAGATTAGAATCTATGATAATAGAATCTACATATGGAGGAAAAGAAAATATTCTTCCTCAAAGACAAGAAGCAGAAAAACAACTTATAGAATGTATAAAAAAGACTATAGAAAGAGGAGGAAAAGTATTAATACCAGAATTAGGTCTTGGTAGAGCACAAGAAACAATGTTGATAATAGAAGATGCTGTTAATAAAGGAGAACTTCCAAAAATTCCATTTTATATTGATGGGATGATTTGGGATATAAATGCTATTCATACAGCATATCCAGATTTTTTGTCTAATAGTGTTAAAAATTCAATTTTTCAAGATAAAAATCCTTTTATTTCTGATATTTTTATTAGAGTTGGTTCTAGTGAAGAAAGAAAAAAAGTTATCGAAGGAGGCAGCTGTATTGTTCTTGCTACAAGCGGTATGTTAGTTGGAGGAGCATCAGTAGAATATTTTAAAGAATTTGCTTCAAGTAAAAAAAATTCAATAATATTTGTTTGTTATCAGGGAGTAGGTTCTTTAGGAAGACAAATACAAGATGGTGTAAAAGAAATAAAAATGTTAAGTGAAGGAAAAGAAGAAATTATAGAAGTTAATTTAGAAGTTTATACAATTGATGGCTTAACAGCACACTCTGGAAGAAATCAATTATTAGCTTTTATAAATAACATAAACCCACAACCAAAAAAAATAATAATAAATCATGGAGAAGCGTCTAGATGTTTAGATTTAGCTTCTACTGTTTATAAAATAAATAGGATAGAAACAATAGTTCCAAGAAATTTAGAAACAATAAGATTAAAATGA
- a CDS encoding arginine decarboxylase, pyruvoyl-dependent, translated as MVPTKVFFTKGVGRHRERLASFEAALRDAGIEKCNLVYVSSIFPPNCKIISKEEGIKQLKPGAITYCVMARMECNEANRLIAASIGCAIPADKSTYGYLSEHHSFGETDEKAGEYAEDLAAEMLATTLGVEFDPNKSYDELREIWKISDKIVKTTNITQSAIGKAGIWTTVIAAAVFVPEDNETLGFNNSTKKE; from the coding sequence ATGGTTCCAACAAAAGTTTTTTTTACCAAAGGAGTTGGAAGGCATAGAGAAAGATTAGCAAGTTTTGAAGCAGCATTAAGAGATGCTGGAATTGAAAAATGTAATTTAGTATATGTTTCTAGTATCTTTCCTCCTAATTGTAAAATAATAAGCAAAGAAGAAGGGATAAAACAATTAAAACCAGGAGCAATAACATATTGTGTAATGGCAAGAATGGAATGTAATGAAGCAAACAGATTAATAGCAGCAAGTATAGGATGTGCCATACCGGCAGATAAATCAACTTATGGTTATTTATCTGAACATCACTCTTTTGGAGAAACAGATGAAAAAGCAGGAGAATATGCAGAAGATTTAGCAGCAGAGATGTTAGCAACTACTTTAGGAGTAGAATTTGATCCAAATAAAAGTTATGATGAATTAAGAGAGATATGGAAAATATCAGACAAAATCGTTAAAACAACAAATATAACTCAATCTGCTATTGGAAAAGCAGGTATTTGGACAACTGTTATTGCAGCAGCTGTTTTTGTTCCTGAAGATAATGAAACTTTAGGTTTTAATAATAGTACAAAAAAAGAATAA
- a CDS encoding presenilin family intramembrane aspartyl protease yields MKHNLITTLILLGMFILTQIVGLIIIKNYLPHNEIIFNKTTNTFENITIKKEIPYGMNIPEEQKPEVSFTSFLTSFLIAVLLIILLIKIKKPIFLRMWFFIVVVIALGISFNSFLLKIKYSQYIAFFIALFLAYIKVFKRNIFIHNLTEIFIYPGIAVIFVYMFNLNMIIFLLLLISIYDIYAVWYSGFMQKMAKYQINHVKVFGGFFVPYIRKSDKEREMLKKLKLEKERKRKIKKIKIEIGILGGGDVIFPLIMSGVLLKSFGILSALIIVLFSTISLFFLFFMAKKGKFYPAMPFLTIGCLLGLLLVNILRYFSLI; encoded by the coding sequence ATGAAACATAATCTTATTACAACTTTAATTTTGCTTGGAATGTTTATTTTAACTCAAATAGTAGGTTTAATTATAATAAAAAATTATTTACCTCATAATGAAATAATTTTTAATAAAACAACAAATACTTTTGAAAATATAACTATAAAAAAAGAGATTCCTTATGGAATGAATATTCCAGAAGAACAAAAACCAGAAGTCTCTTTTACAAGTTTTTTAACATCTTTTTTAATTGCAGTATTACTTATAATTTTATTAATAAAAATTAAGAAACCAATATTTTTGAGAATGTGGTTTTTTATTGTAGTTGTGATTGCTCTAGGAATAAGTTTTAATTCTTTTTTATTAAAAATAAAATATTCACAATATATTGCTTTTTTTATTGCTTTATTTTTAGCTTATATTAAAGTATTTAAAAGAAATATATTTATCCATAATTTAACAGAAATTTTTATTTATCCTGGGATTGCAGTAATTTTTGTTTATATGTTTAATTTGAATATGATAATTTTTCTGTTATTGCTTATTTCTATATATGATATATATGCAGTATGGTATAGTGGTTTTATGCAAAAAATGGCAAAATATCAAATAAATCATGTAAAAGTTTTTGGAGGCTTTTTTGTTCCTTATATTAGAAAATCTGATAAAGAAAGAGAAATGTTAAAAAAATTAAAATTAGAAAAAGAGAGAAAAAGGAAAATAAAAAAAATAAAAATAGAAATTGGAATTTTAGGTGGTGGGGATGTTATTTTTCCATTAATCATGTCTGGAGTTTTATTAAAGAGTTTTGGAATTTTATCTGCTTTGATTATTGTTTTATTTTCTACTATCTCTCTTTTTTTCTTATTTTTTATGGCAAAAAAAGGAAAATTTTATCCAGCAATGCCTTTTTTAACAATAGGGTGTTTATTAGGTTTATTATTAGTTAATATATTAAGATATTTTTCCCTTATATGA
- a CDS encoding Zn-ribbon containing protein, whose protein sequence is MHQCVHCGTLYPDGSKELLEGCSKCKSHFFFYIKDEYFRKLEEEKKLPFQQINEKERENIEKDIRDIIGIKEEEPVILEIESIRVIKKGKFELDLTKILKKNLPIIYKIEEGKYIIDLSNLNQANIKAKKQVKKIIFIYL, encoded by the coding sequence ATGCATCAATGTGTTCATTGCGGAACTTTATATCCTGATGGAAGTAAAGAATTACTAGAAGGTTGTTCTAAATGTAAAAGTCATTTTTTCTTTTATATCAAAGATGAATATTTTAGAAAATTAGAAGAAGAAAAAAAATTGCCCTTTCAACAAATAAATGAAAAAGAAAGAGAGAATATAGAAAAAGATATAAGAGATATTATCGGGATAAAAGAAGAAGAACCAGTTATTTTAGAAATAGAATCCATAAGAGTTATAAAAAAGGGGAAATTTGAATTAGATTTGACAAAAATATTAAAGAAGAACTTACCAATTATATATAAAATAGAAGAAGGTAAATATATTATAGATTTATCTAATTTAAATCAAGCGAATATAAAAGCAAAAAAACAAGTTAAAAAAATAATTTTTATCTATTTATAA
- a CDS encoding Era-like GTP-binding protein, producing MVIKIIKNFFKRILNNIFRNRRELKLGFYGPPNAGKTSLANRICKDWTGEELGEVSKIPHETRKVQFKEKVEINYKNKKMIFKLIDTPGIATRIDYEEFLKYGLKEKEAQKRAKEATQGVIEAIQWLDDMDLVVVVLDATQNPYSQVNITIIGNLVARKIPVLIVANKIDLKKADIKKIEAAFPEYEVVGISAKFGTNIEEFYEALFRLLKKL from the coding sequence ATGGTAATAAAAATAATAAAAAATTTTTTTAAAAGAATACTTAATAACATTTTTAGGAATAGAAGAGAATTAAAATTAGGTTTTTATGGCCCTCCTAATGCAGGAAAAACAAGTTTAGCAAATAGAATCTGTAAAGATTGGACTGGTGAAGAATTAGGAGAAGTTTCAAAAATACCGCATGAAACAAGGAAAGTACAATTTAAAGAAAAAGTAGAAATTAATTATAAAAATAAGAAGATGATTTTTAAATTAATAGATACTCCGGGAATTGCAACAAGAATAGATTATGAAGAATTTTTGAAGTATGGTTTAAAAGAAAAAGAAGCTCAAAAAAGAGCAAAAGAAGCAACTCAAGGAGTAATAGAAGCTATACAATGGTTAGATGATATGGACTTAGTTGTTGTTGTTTTAGATGCAACACAAAATCCTTACAGTCAAGTTAATATAACAATTATAGGAAATTTAGTAGCTAGGAAAATTCCTGTATTAATAGTAGCTAATAAGATCGATTTAAAAAAAGCAGATATAAAGAAAATTGAAGCAGCTTTTCCAGAGTACGAAGTTGTTGGAATATCAGCAAAATTTGGTACAAACATAGAAGAATTTTATGAAGCATTATTTAGATTATTAAAAAAATTATAA
- a CDS encoding Lrp/AsnC family transcriptional regulator, translating into MEKLTKREKEVLKELLINCKVSDQEIARKLKTSRPTIFKIRKRLEKENIIKEYIPRINLEKFNLNVQMTILYKWKDYSNKKELEKLINFIKSSPEIIFFSESLDISKKINIIISFHENLEECENFLNKIKDGMKNNIEDMEIVLSSRKNIIKNYDFSSLILNKMKE; encoded by the coding sequence ATGGAAAAGCTAACAAAGAGAGAAAAAGAAGTTTTAAAAGAACTATTAATTAATTGTAAAGTTTCTGATCAAGAAATAGCAAGGAAATTAAAAACTTCAAGACCAACAATATTTAAAATAAGAAAAAGGTTAGAAAAAGAGAATATAATAAAAGAATATATTCCAAGAATTAATTTAGAAAAATTTAATTTAAATGTACAAATGACTATTTTATATAAATGGAAAGATTATTCTAATAAGAAAGAATTAGAAAAATTAATAAATTTTATAAAATCTAGCCCAGAAATAATTTTTTTTTCTGAAAGTTTGGATATAAGTAAAAAAATTAATATTATAATTTCTTTTCATGAAAATTTAGAAGAATGCGAAAATTTTTTAAATAAAATAAAAGATGGAATGAAAAATAATATTGAAGATATGGAAATAGTTCTTTCCTCTAGAAAAAACATAATAAAAAATTACGACTTTTCTTCTTTGATTCTAAATAAGATGAAAGAATAA
- a CDS encoding lytic transglycosylase domain-containing protein has product MKENELEEIGREGNYIIYRNEKEIVVCDKNNFVITRYNIRKEEIKDEIKKTIAILSIGFSLLSPFFFFGNKKNYINNLENKVIAEKNYEIEGKNNKINLEYKISYKNKEEEEFKKYLSEKFDKKSNHKYIPSYISNAFVKSVIYVESGYNPNVISNKKAMGLPQTYYSTWKEVFPNDSYSDFLKGIKDKNKSEEFVFKYCSLIDNILNEKMPFYKNLNNDLKLEYICAAYNWGIGNLIKNNFDLSKAPKETKNYIVKIKKKYYNLI; this is encoded by the coding sequence ATGAAAGAAAATGAATTAGAAGAAATCGGAAGAGAAGGAAATTATATTATTTATAGGAATGAAAAAGAGATAGTTGTTTGTGATAAAAATAATTTTGTTATAACAAGATATAATATAAGAAAAGAAGAAATAAAAGATGAAATAAAAAAAACAATAGCAATATTATCTATTGGTTTTTCTTTATTAAGCCCTTTTTTCTTTTTTGGAAATAAAAAAAATTATATAAATAATCTTGAAAATAAAGTAATTGCAGAAAAAAATTATGAAATTGAAGGTAAAAATAATAAAATAAATTTAGAGTATAAAATAAGTTATAAAAATAAAGAAGAAGAAGAATTTAAAAAATATCTTTCTGAAAAGTTTGATAAAAAAAGTAATCATAAATATATCCCTTCTTATATAAGTAATGCTTTTGTTAAATCAGTGATTTATGTAGAATCTGGATACAATCCTAACGTTATAAGTAATAAAAAAGCAATGGGATTACCACAAACATATTACTCAACATGGAAAGAGGTATTTCCTAATGATAGTTATAGTGATTTTTTAAAGGGAATTAAAGATAAAAATAAAAGTGAAGAGTTTGTTTTTAAATACTGTTCATTAATAGATAATATATTAAATGAAAAAATGCCTTTTTATAAAAATTTGAATAATGATTTGAAACTAGAATATATCTGTGCAGCTTATAATTGGGGTATAGGAAACTTAATAAAAAATAACTTTGACCTTTCTAAAGCACCAAAAGAAACAAAAAATTATATAGTTAAAATTAAAAAGAAGTATTATAATTTAATATAA